In the genome of Afipia felis ATCC 53690, the window CACCCGAGCCGTCCGGCACCGAGGCGGAGGGCCGCGACATCGCCCGCGCGCTTGCGACGCTGCCGGAAGAACAGCGCGCGGTTTTGCTTTTGGTCGCGCTGGAGGGCCTGAGCTATCGCGATGTGGCCGACATCCAGGGCGTGCCGATGGGCACCGTGATGTCACGCCTCGCCCGCGCCCGCGCCCAGATCCGATCCATCCTTGAAGGCGAACGCCCCGTGCTTCGCCGCGTCAAATGAACCTCGTGGAAAAGACACAGCAATGATTCACGATACTCCCATCACCGAAGACGAACTCCACGCCTATGTGGACGGCGAACTGCCGCCCGAACGGCGTGAGGCCGTGGAAGCGTGGCTTAACGCGCACCCCGACGATGCTGCGCGAGTCTATCAGTGGCGCGTGATGAGCGACATGCTGCATGAGAAATATGACGGCGTTGTCGACGAGCCGATTCCCGCGCGCCTCAATCTCGACCGGCTCGATACCCGCCCGCGACAATGGATTTCTATGGCCGTCGCCGCAACGCTCGCTGCGTTCGTTATCGGCGGCGGCGCGGGCTATGCGCTGCGGGGCCTCACCGCGCAGCCGTCTGCCGTCGCGAGCCTCACCGGCGACGCGCTGGAGGCGCACCGGCTTTACGTGGTGGATGTGCGTCATCCGGTCGAAATTCAGGCCAGCGAACGCGCCCATCTGCAGCAATGGCTGACCAATCGCTGCGGGTGGCAGGTGCGCGCGCCCGAACTCGATGCGCAGGGACTGAAACTCGTCGGCGGACGGCTGCTCCCCGGCCCCACCGGTCCGGCTTCGTTCTTCATGTACGAGAATGCGGCGGGCGAGCGCTTCACGATCTACGCCTCGCGCGCGACCGACGAGACCACCAACATGCGTTATGCGGCCAAGGATAAGGATGGCGCGATGTACTGGGCCGACAAGGGCGTCGGCTATGTGGTAGCGGGGCCGGTCGACAAGCAGAAGCTGACGCAGGTCGCACGTCTCGTGTTCGACCAGACGGACCCGGCGGGACAGAAGCTTTAATCAAACGTCATTGCGAGCACAGCGAAGCACTCCAGAAGTCTCAAAGCTGGATTGCTTCGTCGGCCCTGCCTCCTCGCAATGACGACGATTTAAATTAATTCGTCACGCCCCGTAATACTCACCGACGGACTTGGTGCCCGCTGCCCAATCCCATTCGGTGCCTGCCTCGTATTTCGGCCCGGCCTTCAACTTCTCGACCGGGATCATGATCTGATAGCCGCCAAGCTCGACGTTGTACTTCAGCGCAGGCCACGGCAGCGGATAATGCTCATCGCCGATGCCGAGAAAGCCACCGAAGCTCAGGACCGTAAACGAAACGCGGCCGCTGACCTTCTCGATCATCACGCGCTCGATCACACCGATCTTTTCGCAATTGGCATCGAACACCGACGTACCCTGTACGCGGTCGCTCCCGATCAACGTCGATGTCGAACGGTTGAGGTCGGTCGGCATGGCCAATACTCCTTGTCACAACAATGAGTTAATGCCCGCACCGGCAGCGTGGTTCCAACCTCGTGGAGGTGACAAAATGCATCATGGCCGGAGCAGGCTCCGGCCATGATGCATCAATGACGATGACAAATTGCTGTTTTGCAGGCTGCACTCGTTTTAAGTGCTACGTCCCGCTTCGCGCTGAGCCGCGAGAAAATCGGACAACTTCTGCGCCTTGCTGCGCGTGTCCTTCACGGCCTTCGCTTTCGTCTTCTTCACGACCGGCGGAGCGCTCGCGGCCTCCTCGGCTTCCTTCGCGAGGCGCAAGGCACGCAGCCTTTCCATGTTCTTTCGGACGGCAATTGCCTCGCGTTCGAAATCGGCGAGCGCCTTGTCACCCTCGATGCGGGCGATGCGCTGCTTCTCCGCGCGGGCGATCTGTTCGGGAGTTTGGGATTTGGCTGTTTTGCTCATCCCTTGAATATAGGGAGGAACCCACAGGTTTCCACCCGTGGCGGGACGACAAAAGACTCATTTTTGCCTTTTTTGGAAAACGGCTTTAGCCGAGCCCGCTGCGCGGATTGTAGACGTGGCTGGTGCGCCACTTTTCCATCAACGCTTCAAGTTCCGCGTCGTTGCCATCCGGCAGCACGATACGAACCGTGACATAGAGATCGCCGCCGGCCCCCTTGGCCGGCAAACCCTTGCCCTTCAGCCGGAATGTGCGGCCGCTGGAGGTGTTCTTCGGAATCGTCAGTTCGACCGCGCCCTTCAGCGTCGGTACGCGCACCTTGCCGCCAAGCACCGCTTCATACAGCGTGACCGGCAACTCCACACGCAGATCGTTACCTTCAATCTTGAAGAACGGATGCGGCGCGATGTTGATCGTCAGCAGCACATCACCGGGCGGATGACCGGGTGCAGTGTCGCCCTGCCCCTTCAACCGGATCTGTTGGCCTGACGTGACGCCTGCCGGAATCTTGACGTTGAGTTCTTTGCCGTTTGGCAAACGAATGCGCTTGTTGGCGCCGTTTGCGGCTTCTTCCAGCGACACGCTCATTGTGGCCGCGACATCGAGATCGACGCCGACACCGGAATCGAATTCAAAGCCGCCGCGGCCGCCGCGCGGACCTCCGCCCATGCCGGCAGCACCGGCGCGACCGCCGAACATGCTGGAGAGAATATCCTCGAAACTGTTCGCGCCTGCAGCGCCGCCGGGGCCACCGCCGGTGAAGGAGTATTCGAACCCACCGGGCCCCGCGCGCCCCTGAGCGCCGCGCGCACCGAACGGCGACCCTGCACCTTCGAAGCCTTGAAAACGTTGTTTGCCTTCGGCGTCGATCTCGCCACGGTCAAACTGCTTGCGCTTGGTCTCGTCGCCCAAAATCTCGTTCGCCGAATTGATCTCGGCAAAACGCGCCGCCGCTTTCGCGTCGTTCTTGTTGGCGTCGGGATGGTGTTTCTTGGCGAGCTTGCGAAATGCGCTTTTGATCTCGGCAGCGCTTGCGCTTCGCTGCACCCCCAGGACCTCATAGGGGTCGCGCATCCGTGGTCTCTCCTTTGAGCAATACGATCGGGCCGAACGGCCCGGTTATTAAATGGGAACGCTCCAGCCCCGTTGCAACCGTTTTATGACCGCTTCCAGGGCTTCATGTTACGGATTTCCCACGCCCCCGCGGTGGATTTGCAAGCTTCGCCCTGCAGCCAGCCCTCATTGGTGCCGCGGACATAGCTTGCGAGGAAATCCCGGCAGGTGCGGCCTCCCTCACCGGTATAGGCGGATGCCAAAGGTGTCACCGAACCGCGCGCGCCGGTCTGCGGATTTTCCCACGGCTGGCTCGCATCCTTGGTGCCGCGCGTCAGCACGTCAGAGGCGGCATTGCGCGCAGCGGCGAGGTCACCGTCGGTCAGATTGGTGTCGTCTGTCAGACGGATCGGGACAATCGAGCCGGTGATGTCGTCGGCGGCCACCACAGGCGTTTCCTTCGCCTTGTCGCCCCCGAACATATCGCCGAGCCGGTAGCTGCATCCTGCCGCGCAAGTGCCGAATCCGGCCAATAGCACCACTACCGCGATCCGGCGGATCGGCGATATCCCCCCGCGACGGCATGCCGTATAAGGGGGATTGGGCGCGCAATCGAAAAGCGCGGTCGGACGCAACGCGGTACTCCAGACATGAACGGTCCAGACAGCATCCAACAACAAACTCCGTTAACATCCGGTGATTTTACGGAAAGCACGGAGCCTTTTGAGCTTTTTTCGGCCTGGTTTCAGGAGGCGAGAGCCTCTGAGCCCAACGATCCCAATGCTATGGCGCTGGCCACTGCCGACGCGGACGGGATACCGGACGTCCGCATGGTGCTGATGAACGGCATCAGCCCCGAGGGGTTTGTGTTCTACAGCCACATCAACAGTGCCAAGGGGCGCGAGCTGGCCGCAAACCCGAACGCAGCTTTGCTGTTTCACTGGAAATCGCTACGCCGGCAGGTGCGCGTCCGTGGGCCTGTCAGCCCCGTCAGCGATGCTGAGGCCGACACCTATTTCGCCACTCGTCCGAAGCAGGCGCAGATCGGCGCGTGGGCGAGCAAGCAAAGCCAGCCGCTCGAGAGCCGCCTCGCCTTCGAGAAGGCTATTGCGCTCAATGCGGCGAAATATGCGATCGGTGAAGTCCCTCGTCCGCCGGGCTGGAGCGGATGGCGGATCGTCCCGCAAACGATCGAGTTCTGGCACGACCGTCCCTTCCGCCTGCACGACCGCATCGTGTTCCAGCGCGAAGGTAACGGCTGGATCAAGACCCGGCTCTATCCTTGAACGATTCCACTGGCGTCTCTCTTTTTGTAAGTGAACAATCCTGTCATGACCGCACCAACTTCCAATCAGCCACGCCGGACACTGCTGCTCACCGGCGCGAGCCGTGGCATCGGCCATGCAACCGTCATCCGCTTCTCCAGCGCAGGCTGGCGGGTCATCACCTGTTCGCGCCATCCGTTTCCCGAGCAGTGCCCGTGGGACGCCGGACCTGAAGATCACATTCAGGTCGATCTTTCCGATGTCGCCGACACCGAGCGCGCGATTCAGGAAATCCGCAGCCGTCTGGAAGGCGGCCAGCTCCATGCGCTGGTGAACAACGCGGCAATCTCCCCGAAGGCCGAGGGCGGCGGCCGGCTCGGCACCATCAAGACCGACAACGAGACCTGGGCGAAGGTCTTCCGCGTGAATTTTCTCGCGCCGGTATTTCTCGCGCGCGGCTTGATCGAGGAATTGAAAGCCACCAAGGGTTCGGTGGTGAACGTCACCTCGATTGCTGGCTCGCGCGTGCATCCGTTTGCCGGCGCGGCCTATGCGACATCGAAGGCAGCACTCGCCGCGCTGACTCGCGAGATGGCGTACGATTTCGGCAAGGTCGGGGTGCGCGTCAACGCCATCGCACCCGGCGAGATTGATACCTCGATCCTTTCGCCTGGCACGGAAAAGATCGTCGAGCAGCAAATCCCGCTGCAGCGGCTCGGCACGCCCGACGAAGTGGCGAAGATCATCTACGTGCTGTGCACCGAGACCTCATCCTACGTGAACGGCGCGGAAATCCACATCAACGGCGGACAGCACGTCTAGCGCGGGAACCTGAACGCGGCCTTGCGGGTTTGTCCTCATCCCTCGCAAGGCGCTCCCCGTGGCACGCAAAAAGCTCTCGGTTTATCGCACCAAACGCGACTTCACGAAAACCGCGGAGCCAAGCGGTGCTGCGAAAGTCGCGCGTGGAAAATTGCCGCGCTTCGTCGTCCAGAAGCATGATGCGACCCGGCTGCATTATGATTTGCGGCTCGAGTTCGACGGCGTTTTCAAGTCTTGGGCCGTGACGCGCGGCCCTTCGCTCGACCCGAAAGACAAACGCCTTGCCGTCGAGGTCGAAGATCATCCGCTCGACTACGGCGATTTCGAAGGCACGATCCCGAAAGGGCAATACGGCGGCGGCACGGTGATGCTGTGGGATCGCGGCTATTGGTACAGCGACGATCCGGAAGCAGGCTTCAGGAAAGGCGATCTCAAATTCGCGCTTGAGGGTGAGAAGCTGCATGGCGAGTGGGTGCTGGTGCGCATGCGTCATGATCGCAGTGGCGGCAAACGCACCAACTGGCTTCTCATCAAGCACCGCGACGACTATGCGCGTGAAGGAGATGAGAACGACATCCTCGATGAAGATCGATCGGTTGCCTCCGGCCGCACGATGGCGCAGATCGCGCAAGGCAAGGGGCGCGGACCGACGCCATTCATGATAGCCAAATCCGGCCGCGCGAAGGCCGACCGTGTCTGGCAATCGAACCACGGCATGGCCGCGAACCTGCGGGCCAGGTCCGAAACGAAAACGCTCACGCCATCCAAACGCGGAACGCAGGCGAAAGCTGCACGTAGGGTCGAGCGCCTGCCCGACTTCATCGCACCGCAACTGTGCAAATCCGTCTCTCGCCCTCCCAATGGCAGCGAATGGATTCACGAAATCAAATTCGATGGCTACCGGATGCAACTGCGCATAGAAGACAAGGAAGCTACGCTGCGCACGCGCAAGGGTCTTGACTGGACGGATAAATTCCCGGCCATCGCCAACGCCGCCGCCAAACTACCCAACGGCATCCTCGACGGCGAGATCGTGGCGCTCGATCACAACGGCCATCCGAGCTTCGCATCGCTGCAGGCTGCGTTGTCCGATGGCGCCACTGACCATTTGATCTTCTTTGCATTCGATCTCCTGTTCGAAGGAGATGCTGATTTGCGGCGACTTCCTTTGAGCGAACGCAAAGTACGCCTGAAATCACTCCTGAATAACAGCACCGGCAACGGCGTGATCCGCTACGTCGAACACTTCGAGACGGGAGGCGACGCGGTTCTGAAGTCGGCCTGTCGCTTATCGTTGGAAGGAATTATCTCAAAACGCACCGATGCACTTTATCATTCCGGCCGCGCCGAAAGCTGGGTGAAGGCCAAGTGCCGTTCTGGGCATGAAGTCGTCATCGGCGGCTGGAAGACCACTGCCGGCAAATTCCGCTCGCTGATGGTCGGCGTGCCGCATGATAACCACCTCGCCTATGTTGGCATCGTCGGCACGGGATATGGTCAGATTGTCGTCAAGCAGATCATGCCGGAGTTGAAGAAAGTCGCCTCGACGACCAATCCATTCGGCGGCAAGAACGCGCCTAGGAAAACGACCGGCATACATTGGGTGAAGCCCGAACTCGTCGCCGAGATCGAATTCGCCGGCTGGACCGGCGACAACATGGTGCGTCAGGCCGCGTTCAAGGGACTTCGCAAGGACAAGTCGGCGGGCGAAGTGCAAGTGGACGAGCCGTTCGCCACAACAGTCGCCGAACCCGCGCCACGCAAGACCCGCGCGAAAAAATCAGCCAGCACATCATCGAAAGGCAGCGCAGTATCGTCGAAAAGCAACGCCGTCGTGATGGGCCTGACCATCTCAAAGCCGGACAAACCGCTATGGCCCGACGACGGCAAGGGCGAGCCGATCACCAAGCTCGATCTTGCCCGCTACATGGAAGACATCGGCGAGCATCTGCTGCCGCATATCGAGGGGCGGCCCTGCTCCATCATCCGCGCACCGGACGGCATCGACGGCGAGACATTCTTCCAGCGTCACGCCATGGCCGGAATGTCGAACCTGATCGACGAGGTCCGCGTCTCCGGCGACAGAAAGCCGTATATCCAGATCGACCGCATTGAAGGACTTGTGGCCGCAGCCCAGATCGGCGGCGTCGAGTTTCACCCCTGGAATTGTGCAGAAGGCGAACCCGAAGTGCCGGGCCGTCTCGTGTTCGATCTCGATCCCGCCCCCGATGTCGCCTTCACCGAAGTTATCAAGGCCGCGCGCGACATGCATGATCGTCTCTCGTCGCTCGGGCTTGAGAGTTTCTGCAAGACCACCGGCGGCAAGGGACTGCACGTCGTCGCGCCGCTGAAAGACACAAAGAAAGATCGCATCGACTGGAAAACGGCGAAGGCGTTCGCGCAGGCGGTCTGTCAGGCAATGGCCGCGGACGATCCGAAACGCTATCTGCTCAACATGTCGAAGGCGAAGCGCGAGGGAAGGATCTTCCTCGACTATCTGCGCAACGATCGGATGTCGACAGCGGTCGCGCCGTTCTCGCCGCGTGGGAGAAAATTTGCACCGGTTTCGATGCCGCTGACATGGACGCAAGTGCGCCCCGGTCTCGACCCGGTGAAATTCAGGCTGCGCACCGTGCCGCCACTTGTGAAAAAATCCAAAGCCTGGGCGGATTACGATCGCGCCGCACGCTCGCTCAAAAGCGCAATCAAAAAGATCGGAAGGTAAGCTAGCCGACTTCGCGCAGGAGCCAATCTCGATATTTCCCACTGACACCATCGACCGGCAGCCGGACGATCTCCGGCGTATCGTAAGGGTGATGATCGAGAAGAAACGTTTCGAGCGCGGAATATTGAGCGGCCAGCGTCTTGAACAGGATCATCTGTTCGCCATCCTCGACGATCTTGCCCTCCCAGCGATAGCAACTCGAGATCGGAAGAGTCTGCGCGCAGGCTGCGAGACGAGCCTCGATCACAGCTCGCGCTAGCTCTTTCGCCTGCTCCGCGCCGGCCACAGTGGTCATCACGATGCAAACGTTGTTGGTCATCGCAAATCGCGCTCAACGTCTCGAAGCTACAGCCACTTCTTCCACTTGAAGAACATGTAAGGCAACACCGCGGCGAACAACATCGCAATCAGCGCCAGCGAATAGCCGTGCTGCCATTCCAGTTCCGGCATGATCTTGAAATTCATGCCGTAGATCGAGGCGATCAGCGTTGGCGGCATCAGCACCACCGCCATCACCGAGAACAGCTTGATGATGTTGTTCTGCTCGAGGTTGACGACGCCGAGCATTGCGTCGAGCACGAAGGTGATCTTGTTGGACAAATAGGACGCATGGTCGGTGAGCGACTGCACGTCACGCTGCATGGTCTTGAACTGCGCCTTCTGCTCCTTGCTCCAGCGCCCGTTCTGATCGAGTTCGACGGTGACAAAGGAAATGACGCGCCCGATCGAAACCAGGCTTTCGCGAACCTTCGAGGTCAAATCACCCTTGCGACCGATGGTCAGAAGGATCTGGGAGTATTTGCGGGCGTGGCCGCGATCCGCCGAGGGCTCGAAAATATCGTTGCTCACGGTATCGACGTCCGATCCGAGGCGTTCGAGAATATCGGCGGAGCGATCGATGATCGCATCCAGCAGATCGAGCAAGATGGTGTCGCCCGTAATACCGGACGGACATGATCGTCCGAGCTTGGCAGCTACCAGCATGAAAGGCTTCGGTTCGTCGTAGCGCACGGTGACAAGACGATGCGCGGTCAGGATGAACGACACCGGCGCGGTGCGCGGATTGCTGCCATCCGTGCCGCACATCAGGGTCGCAGTCATGTAACGCGCGCCGTTCTCGACATAGAGACGCGAGGAGATTTCGATCTCCTGCATATCCTCGCGGGTCGGGATTTCGATGCCGACCAGCTTCTCCACCGCCTTGTCCTCACCGGGAACCGGCGCCTTGAGGTCCAGCCAGACGGCATTTTCGGGCAGCGCAGCGAGGTCGACGGTGTCCAGTTTTTTCAGCGAGCCTGCCGAAGGTGCGAATACGGACAGCATAAAAATGGCCCCTGGCTGCGGCGGGATGTCACCTCGCCAGAACGCAAATTCGTTCGATTCGGGCAAGCCGGGGAGAAGCGAAAGGCCCGGGAAATGCCAATTCCGTGATTAGGGAGCGCCCCTCAAGGATGCTTGTCGCACAGAAGTGCGGCACCAATGTCACAGGTCGGATGCTGCGTAGCAAAACGCGCGCCGAATCTCTGGAATTGGGCGAAAACCTGATGTTTATAAACTGAAGCGATACTGCGGCGGCGCGTCGCTCCTTAGAGCCGTTTTTGATCTTTCGCCGCCACCGGGATTTACATCGATGCCGTCGATCGTTTCCAAGTTTGCCGTCCTCGCCGCCGGCCTGATGCTGGCGGGCTGCATGCAGACAGCCCATTACGAGGCTATGAACGAAAACCTGCTCAAGCCGCGCGACAAGGAATATCTGGCCAAGGTTTCCTACGTCAAAACGCCGGTCGCTGAGCCGTTCCGCCGCGCCATCGTTGAATACCACCGCAAGGAAGCGCCCGGTTCCATCGTGGTCGATTCCGACAACCACTACCTTTATTACGTCCTCGATGGCGGCAAGGCGATCCGCTACGGCATCACTGTCGGCGAGGAAGCCATGGCCTGGTCCGGCATTGCCAAGGTCGGCGCCATGACCGAATGGCCGGATTGGCACCCCACGCCGGGCGAGATCAAGCGCCTCGGCGTTCCGACCTTCGTCAAGGGCGGCCCGGACAATCCGATGGGTTCGCGCGCGATCTATCTGTACTCCGGCGGCAAGGACACGCTGTTCCGCATTCACGGCACCAACCAGCCGGAATATATCGGAGCGTCGATTTCCTCAGGCTGCATCCGCATGACCAACGAGGACGTCATCGACCTGTACAACAAGGTCAAGATGGGTGCGATCGTCGTCGTGCTCGATCCCAAGCAGGGCGACTCGCCTTACAATTCGAAGATGGCGCTGCAGGGCGGCGGTTCGACTTACCAGTAAGTCCTGCAATCCATCCGAAGAACAAAACGCCGCCCCACGGGCGGCGTTTTTCATTGGGCGTACATGGCCGCTAACGCGCGGGCGTGTCGCTCTGTTTTTCCGCAGCATCACCGGAAGCCGCAGCGCCCTGTCCCTGCCCTTCGGCACGCGGCGCTTCCTCGGGCCGCTCCGCAGGGAGCAGCGGTGACGTCTCCGGCAGCGGATCGTACACATTCCACTGACACAGCTTGAAATTGTTACGGCGCTGGGCGAGGTCGAGGTGGATGTGGTCCTCGTGATACCAGTCTGAGCCCGGCCCAAGCACGGTGGTGAAGCGGGTACACACCGACCACAGCACCTTCTCGCGAATCTCGCGCGACAGTGTGCGGTCAGTCAGTGACAGCTTGGTGCCATTGGCAAGGTCGAGGCTGCGGACATCAATCGCATTCGCCTTGCCGTGCTCCGACAGCTTGGCTCCCTTTACCCGGTTGCGCCCGCGGCACTCGTAGGAATCGAAATTGTCGAGGCCGCTGAGAATGGAGCCGAGCCCTTCCGCAAGCGGCGCGGCATCGTCGCGCACCC includes:
- a CDS encoding anti-sigma factor family protein codes for the protein MIHDTPITEDELHAYVDGELPPERREAVEAWLNAHPDDAARVYQWRVMSDMLHEKYDGVVDEPIPARLNLDRLDTRPRQWISMAVAATLAAFVIGGGAGYALRGLTAQPSAVASLTGDALEAHRLYVVDVRHPVEIQASERAHLQQWLTNRCGWQVRAPELDAQGLKLVGGRLLPGPTGPASFFMYENAAGERFTIYASRATDETTNMRYAAKDKDGAMYWADKGVGYVVAGPVDKQKLTQVARLVFDQTDPAGQKL
- a CDS encoding PRC-barrel domain-containing protein; translation: MPTDLNRSTSTLIGSDRVQGTSVFDANCEKIGVIERVMIEKVSGRVSFTVLSFGGFLGIGDEHYPLPWPALKYNVELGGYQIMIPVEKLKAGPKYEAGTEWDWAAGTKSVGEYYGA
- a CDS encoding DnaJ C-terminal domain-containing protein; amino-acid sequence: MRDPYEVLGVQRSASAAEIKSAFRKLAKKHHPDANKNDAKAAARFAEINSANEILGDETKRKQFDRGEIDAEGKQRFQGFEGAGSPFGARGAQGRAGPGGFEYSFTGGGPGGAAGANSFEDILSSMFGGRAGAAGMGGGPRGGRGGFEFDSGVGVDLDVAATMSVSLEEAANGANKRIRLPNGKELNVKIPAGVTSGQQIRLKGQGDTAPGHPPGDVLLTINIAPHPFFKIEGNDLRVELPVTLYEAVLGGKVRVPTLKGAVELTIPKNTSSGRTFRLKGKGLPAKGAGGDLYVTVRIVLPDGNDAELEALMEKWRTSHVYNPRSGLG
- a CDS encoding RT0821/Lpp0805 family surface protein; the protein is MDAVWTVHVWSTALRPTALFDCAPNPPYTACRRGGISPIRRIAVVVLLAGFGTCAAGCSYRLGDMFGGDKAKETPVVAADDITGSIVPIRLTDDTNLTDGDLAAARNAASDVLTRGTKDASQPWENPQTGARGSVTPLASAYTGEGGRTCRDFLASYVRGTNEGWLQGEACKSTAGAWEIRNMKPWKRS
- the pdxH gene encoding pyridoxamine 5'-phosphate oxidase — protein: MNGPDSIQQQTPLTSGDFTESTEPFELFSAWFQEARASEPNDPNAMALATADADGIPDVRMVLMNGISPEGFVFYSHINSAKGRELAANPNAALLFHWKSLRRQVRVRGPVSPVSDAEADTYFATRPKQAQIGAWASKQSQPLESRLAFEKAIALNAAKYAIGEVPRPPGWSGWRIVPQTIEFWHDRPFRLHDRIVFQREGNGWIKTRLYP
- a CDS encoding SDR family NAD(P)-dependent oxidoreductase, with translation MTAPTSNQPRRTLLLTGASRGIGHATVIRFSSAGWRVITCSRHPFPEQCPWDAGPEDHIQVDLSDVADTERAIQEIRSRLEGGQLHALVNNAAISPKAEGGGRLGTIKTDNETWAKVFRVNFLAPVFLARGLIEELKATKGSVVNVTSIAGSRVHPFAGAAYATSKAALAALTREMAYDFGKVGVRVNAIAPGEIDTSILSPGTEKIVEQQIPLQRLGTPDEVAKIIYVLCTETSSYVNGAEIHINGGQHV
- the ligD gene encoding DNA ligase D, whose protein sequence is MARKKLSVYRTKRDFTKTAEPSGAAKVARGKLPRFVVQKHDATRLHYDLRLEFDGVFKSWAVTRGPSLDPKDKRLAVEVEDHPLDYGDFEGTIPKGQYGGGTVMLWDRGYWYSDDPEAGFRKGDLKFALEGEKLHGEWVLVRMRHDRSGGKRTNWLLIKHRDDYAREGDENDILDEDRSVASGRTMAQIAQGKGRGPTPFMIAKSGRAKADRVWQSNHGMAANLRARSETKTLTPSKRGTQAKAARRVERLPDFIAPQLCKSVSRPPNGSEWIHEIKFDGYRMQLRIEDKEATLRTRKGLDWTDKFPAIANAAAKLPNGILDGEIVALDHNGHPSFASLQAALSDGATDHLIFFAFDLLFEGDADLRRLPLSERKVRLKSLLNNSTGNGVIRYVEHFETGGDAVLKSACRLSLEGIISKRTDALYHSGRAESWVKAKCRSGHEVVIGGWKTTAGKFRSLMVGVPHDNHLAYVGIVGTGYGQIVVKQIMPELKKVASTTNPFGGKNAPRKTTGIHWVKPELVAEIEFAGWTGDNMVRQAAFKGLRKDKSAGEVQVDEPFATTVAEPAPRKTRAKKSASTSSKGSAVSSKSNAVVMGLTISKPDKPLWPDDGKGEPITKLDLARYMEDIGEHLLPHIEGRPCSIIRAPDGIDGETFFQRHAMAGMSNLIDEVRVSGDRKPYIQIDRIEGLVAAAQIGGVEFHPWNCAEGEPEVPGRLVFDLDPAPDVAFTEVIKAARDMHDRLSSLGLESFCKTTGGKGLHVVAPLKDTKKDRIDWKTAKAFAQAVCQAMAADDPKRYLLNMSKAKREGRIFLDYLRNDRMSTAVAPFSPRGRKFAPVSMPLTWTQVRPGLDPVKFRLRTVPPLVKKSKAWADYDRAARSLKSAIKKIGR
- the cutA gene encoding divalent-cation tolerance protein CutA: MTNNVCIVMTTVAGAEQAKELARAVIEARLAACAQTLPISSCYRWEGKIVEDGEQMILFKTLAAQYSALETFLLDHHPYDTPEIVRLPVDGVSGKYRDWLLREVG
- a CDS encoding magnesium transporter CorA family protein — its product is MLSVFAPSAGSLKKLDTVDLAALPENAVWLDLKAPVPGEDKAVEKLVGIEIPTREDMQEIEISSRLYVENGARYMTATLMCGTDGSNPRTAPVSFILTAHRLVTVRYDEPKPFMLVAAKLGRSCPSGITGDTILLDLLDAIIDRSADILERLGSDVDTVSNDIFEPSADRGHARKYSQILLTIGRKGDLTSKVRESLVSIGRVISFVTVELDQNGRWSKEQKAQFKTMQRDVQSLTDHASYLSNKITFVLDAMLGVVNLEQNNIIKLFSVMAVVLMPPTLIASIYGMNFKIMPELEWQHGYSLALIAMLFAAVLPYMFFKWKKWL
- a CDS encoding L,D-transpeptidase, which codes for MPSIVSKFAVLAAGLMLAGCMQTAHYEAMNENLLKPRDKEYLAKVSYVKTPVAEPFRRAIVEYHRKEAPGSIVVDSDNHYLYYVLDGGKAIRYGITVGEEAMAWSGIAKVGAMTEWPDWHPTPGEIKRLGVPTFVKGGPDNPMGSRAIYLYSGGKDTLFRIHGTNQPEYIGASISSGCIRMTNEDVIDLYNKVKMGAIVVVLDPKQGDSPYNSKMALQGGGSTYQ
- a CDS encoding extensin family protein; translated protein: MPYCRSHRAGLRWSAGVAVLTLGLSCAISNEAMASTPLPRPRPAEAPAAEVPNAAPTPEQDKTVTPAPPSAPELSACRRALTDDIAIAPSIAPIHEASGCGGDDLVKLEAVVLRGGQRVSLKPAATLRCEMAKAVADWVRDDAAPLAEGLGSILSGLDNFDSYECRGRNRVKGAKLSEHGKANAIDVRSLDLANGTKLSLTDRTLSREIREKVLWSVCTRFTTVLGPGSDWYHEDHIHLDLAQRRNNFKLCQWNVYDPLPETSPLLPAERPEEAPRAEGQGQGAAASGDAAEKQSDTPAR